Proteins encoded together in one Mauremys reevesii isolate NIE-2019 linkage group 11, ASM1616193v1, whole genome shotgun sequence window:
- the METTL5 gene encoding rRNA N6-adenosine-methyltransferase METTL5 isoform X3 translates to MKKLKLKELESRLQQVDDFENPKLLLEQYPTRPHIAACMLYTIHNTFDDIENKVVADLGCGCGVLSIGSVMLGAGLCVGFDLDADALEIFSRNAEEFDLTNIDMIQCDVCSLPARSSKTFDTVIMNPPFGTKHNKGMDMTFLKVALQMAQTAVYSLHKTSTRKHIQKKADEWKVKMEVIAELRYDLPASYKFHKKSSDWCHVL, encoded by the exons atgaaGAAGTTAAAACTTAAGGAACTAGAAAGCCGTCTTCAGCAAGTTGATGATTTTGAGAATCCAAAATTACTTCTTGAACAGTATCCAACAAGACCCCACATTGCAG CATGTATGCTTTATACAATTCACAACACTTTTGATGATATTGAAAACAAGGTGGTTGCAGATCTAGGATGTGGTTGTGGTGTACTCAGCATTGGAAGTGTAATGTTAGGAGCAGG GTTGTGTGTGGGGTTTGACCTAGATGCAGATGCCCTGGAAATATTTAGTAGAAATGCAGAAGAGTTTGACCTCACAAATATTGACATGATTCAGTGTGATGTATGTTCTTTACCTGCCAGATCATCAAAAACTTTTGACACAGTAATTATGAATCCTCCTTTTGGGACCAAGCATAATAAAG GAATGGATATGACTTTTCTGAAGGTAGCTTTGCAAATGGCACAAACAGCTGTATATTCCCTACACAAAACTTCAACACGAAAA CATATACAAAAGAAAGCAGATGAATGGAAAGTGAAGATGGAAGTTATAGCAG AACTTAGATATGACTTACCAGCATCATACAAGTTTCATAAGAAGTCATCT GATTGGTGTCATGTGCTTTGA
- the METTL5 gene encoding rRNA N6-adenosine-methyltransferase METTL5 isoform X2, translating to MKKLKLKELESRLQQVDDFENPKLLLEQYPTRPHIAACMLYTIHNTFDDIENKVVADLGCGCGVLSIGSVMLGAGLCVGFDLDADALEIFSRNAEEFDLTNIDMIQCDVCSLPARSSKTFDTVIMNPPFGTKHNKGMDMTFLKVALQMAQTAVYSLHKTSTRKHIQKKADEWKVKMEVIAELRYDLPASYKFHKKSSVDIEVDLIRFSSEKLPN from the exons atgaaGAAGTTAAAACTTAAGGAACTAGAAAGCCGTCTTCAGCAAGTTGATGATTTTGAGAATCCAAAATTACTTCTTGAACAGTATCCAACAAGACCCCACATTGCAG CATGTATGCTTTATACAATTCACAACACTTTTGATGATATTGAAAACAAGGTGGTTGCAGATCTAGGATGTGGTTGTGGTGTACTCAGCATTGGAAGTGTAATGTTAGGAGCAGG GTTGTGTGTGGGGTTTGACCTAGATGCAGATGCCCTGGAAATATTTAGTAGAAATGCAGAAGAGTTTGACCTCACAAATATTGACATGATTCAGTGTGATGTATGTTCTTTACCTGCCAGATCATCAAAAACTTTTGACACAGTAATTATGAATCCTCCTTTTGGGACCAAGCATAATAAAG GAATGGATATGACTTTTCTGAAGGTAGCTTTGCAAATGGCACAAACAGCTGTATATTCCCTACACAAAACTTCAACACGAAAA CATATACAAAAGAAAGCAGATGAATGGAAAGTGAAGATGGAAGTTATAGCAG AACTTAGATATGACTTACCAGCATCATACAAGTTTCATAAGAAGTCATCT
- the METTL5 gene encoding rRNA N6-adenosine-methyltransferase METTL5 isoform X1 has translation MKKLKLKELESRLQQVDDFENPKLLLEQYPTRPHIAACMLYTIHNTFDDIENKVVADLGCGCGVLSIGSVMLGAGLCVGFDLDADALEIFSRNAEEFDLTNIDMIQCDVCSLPARSSKTFDTVIMNPPFGTKHNKGMDMTFLKVALQMAQTAVYSLHKTSTRKHIQKKADEWKVKMEVIAELRYDLPASYKFHKKSSTALQAEVKIPDHTSERNNG, from the exons atgaaGAAGTTAAAACTTAAGGAACTAGAAAGCCGTCTTCAGCAAGTTGATGATTTTGAGAATCCAAAATTACTTCTTGAACAGTATCCAACAAGACCCCACATTGCAG CATGTATGCTTTATACAATTCACAACACTTTTGATGATATTGAAAACAAGGTGGTTGCAGATCTAGGATGTGGTTGTGGTGTACTCAGCATTGGAAGTGTAATGTTAGGAGCAGG GTTGTGTGTGGGGTTTGACCTAGATGCAGATGCCCTGGAAATATTTAGTAGAAATGCAGAAGAGTTTGACCTCACAAATATTGACATGATTCAGTGTGATGTATGTTCTTTACCTGCCAGATCATCAAAAACTTTTGACACAGTAATTATGAATCCTCCTTTTGGGACCAAGCATAATAAAG GAATGGATATGACTTTTCTGAAGGTAGCTTTGCAAATGGCACAAACAGCTGTATATTCCCTACACAAAACTTCAACACGAAAA CATATACAAAAGAAAGCAGATGAATGGAAAGTGAAGATGGAAGTTATAGCAG AACTTAGATATGACTTACCAGCATCATACAAGTTTCATAAGAAGTCATCT